From the Oceanicaulis alexandrii DSM 11625 genome, one window contains:
- a CDS encoding TonB-dependent receptor, producing MAHRSNALMGASALVLSLLAGEVALAQVESSDIITITAQRRAQSIQDVPIAVSAFDEEALRGSAIEGIGGIADRTPGFTMSEFNIGEPQLYIRGVGSTSDSAAGDPSVAVSIDEVYIGRAGGGAISFFDLERVEVLRGPQGTLYGRNAAGGAVNIITAKPDGDDPFTEVTVGYGEYEDIQLTGVANGAIGEGVAGRIALLYHDHAGYAENAVTGQDLQGARTIGGRGAISFENGPVSGLFQIDVSRDETDGQARIPVAGPNTAPPLVALIGALRSGLDERESFSSPNTFQERNTYGAQARFDVERDAFTFTSLSSWRATDFSWFDDLGGLPTPPYVLLVEDRADEDSDQFTQEFRFTSNNDSGVSWVAGLFLFHEDVNRSENFVVDALPPFPSFVGGDVTFTQNATNQSVAGFAQMTWPVTETVNLTGGVRLTWDSKEILARGIDNDTPGGPFPGIPLGPPPLGVAFPGGVTGEESWTEPTWRLAADWRPNDNILAYASYDRGYKSGLYPSQAQNAVQASTPLDPEILDNFEIGLKTNWNNGRFILNGSAFFTDYQDLQVYELLGLALVTSNADAEIFGVEIETQARLTDNFMVGGTYAYLDAEYVSDAQSAIGVLPYNGNQLTRAPENKYTVFAQLDAPIGPGYARLRTDYQHTGEYFFDPSNNPEVLVDSYSTVDARLSWQPNDERWEVALWAKNLGDETYPLHIIKNNGIGFNVFAPPRTWGASLRVRFGG from the coding sequence ATGGCTCATCGCAGCAACGCCTTAATGGGCGCGTCCGCGCTCGTTCTCTCGCTTTTGGCCGGAGAGGTCGCTCTGGCCCAGGTCGAAAGCTCAGACATCATCACCATTACGGCCCAGCGTCGGGCCCAATCCATTCAGGACGTGCCGATTGCGGTCAGCGCGTTCGACGAAGAGGCGCTGCGCGGCAGCGCGATCGAGGGGATTGGGGGCATAGCCGACCGTACGCCCGGCTTCACCATGAGCGAATTCAATATCGGCGAGCCCCAGCTTTATATCCGCGGCGTGGGCTCGACGTCTGACAGCGCTGCGGGCGACCCTTCTGTCGCGGTCTCCATCGATGAAGTCTATATCGGACGCGCCGGCGGCGGGGCGATCAGCTTCTTTGATCTGGAGCGCGTCGAGGTTCTGCGCGGACCGCAAGGCACGCTCTATGGTCGGAATGCAGCGGGCGGTGCGGTCAACATCATCACCGCCAAGCCCGACGGCGACGATCCTTTCACCGAAGTGACCGTCGGATATGGCGAGTACGAGGACATCCAGCTCACAGGTGTGGCCAATGGCGCAATCGGTGAGGGCGTGGCGGGACGTATCGCTCTGCTCTACCACGACCATGCCGGCTATGCAGAAAACGCAGTGACCGGCCAGGACCTGCAAGGCGCCAGAACGATCGGTGGACGTGGCGCGATCAGTTTCGAGAATGGTCCGGTGAGCGGATTGTTCCAGATCGACGTCTCTCGCGACGAGACGGATGGTCAGGCGCGCATTCCGGTCGCCGGTCCAAACACCGCTCCGCCGCTTGTGGCCCTGATCGGCGCCTTGCGCAGCGGTCTTGACGAACGCGAGAGCTTCTCCAGTCCAAACACGTTCCAGGAGCGCAACACTTACGGCGCCCAGGCCCGGTTCGATGTCGAACGTGACGCGTTCACGTTCACCTCTCTGTCGAGCTGGCGGGCGACAGATTTCTCCTGGTTCGACGATCTCGGCGGTCTGCCCACGCCGCCTTATGTTCTGCTGGTCGAAGACCGGGCCGACGAGGATTCAGACCAGTTCACTCAGGAGTTCCGCTTTACGTCGAATAACGATTCCGGCGTGTCATGGGTGGCGGGACTGTTCCTCTTCCACGAGGACGTGAACCGCTCCGAGAACTTCGTGGTGGACGCTCTGCCGCCCTTCCCGTCTTTTGTCGGCGGAGACGTGACGTTCACCCAGAACGCAACCAATCAGAGTGTCGCAGGTTTCGCCCAGATGACCTGGCCCGTAACCGAAACCGTCAATCTGACGGGCGGTGTGCGCTTGACCTGGGATTCCAAGGAAATCCTTGCGCGGGGCATCGACAATGACACGCCGGGCGGTCCCTTTCCGGGGATTCCGCTCGGCCCGCCCCCGCTCGGGGTGGCCTTTCCGGGCGGCGTGACCGGCGAAGAGAGCTGGACCGAGCCGACCTGGCGTCTTGCTGCGGATTGGCGTCCGAATGACAACATACTCGCCTATGCCAGCTATGACCGGGGTTATAAGTCGGGCCTGTATCCCAGCCAGGCTCAGAACGCGGTCCAGGCAAGCACGCCGCTAGATCCGGAGATCCTCGATAATTTCGAGATCGGGTTGAAGACCAACTGGAACAATGGCCGGTTCATCCTGAACGGCTCCGCCTTCTTCACCGATTACCAGGATCTGCAGGTCTACGAGCTGCTTGGCTTGGCGCTGGTGACCTCGAACGCAGATGCCGAGATTTTCGGTGTCGAGATCGAGACCCAGGCGCGCCTGACCGATAACTTCATGGTCGGGGGCACCTATGCCTATCTGGATGCGGAGTATGTGTCCGACGCCCAGTCTGCAATCGGTGTTCTGCCCTATAACGGCAATCAGCTCACCCGGGCGCCGGAGAACAAGTACACCGTGTTCGCTCAGCTCGATGCGCCGATCGGACCCGGCTATGCACGTCTGCGGACGGACTATCAGCATACGGGCGAGTACTTCTTCGATCCGTCGAATAATCCCGAAGTGCTGGTGGATTCTTACTCGACCGTCGACGCGCGGCTGTCCTGGCAGCCCAATGACGAGCGATGGGAAGTCGCGCTGTGGGCGAAGAATCTCGGCGACGAGACCTACCCGCTTCATATCATCAAGAACAACGGGATCGGCTTTAATGTGTTCGCGCCGCCGCGCACATGGGGCGCGAGCTTGCGTGTTCGCTTCGGCGGCTGA
- a CDS encoding winged helix-turn-helix transcriptional regulator — translation MIQNNPVSHAIDVVGEAWTMLILREAFRGVRQFEDWLSRLTIARSVLARRLKTMTEAGLLEARLYQTRPERYEYLLTEMGRDLFGVAVMLTLWEQDWSPRADPARAVRFVRRSSDDEVRPIMSGADPTRALSPHDVMPTPGPNPDFAPRMKTMRRRRVQPAQRGASGPIELGVELFGDYWTNLVLAAAFYRIRRYDEFLSNLDISTSVLADRLNAMVGHGILEKRRYRTRPERFEYVLTERGLALYPLVLAFFAWGQRWLCPEETAPVILVDRVSGAPVLPRLTDAVTGEVIDPRRVRAAPARTHADRTRAASG, via the coding sequence ATGATCCAGAACAATCCGGTCTCGCACGCCATCGACGTGGTCGGGGAAGCCTGGACCATGCTCATCCTGCGAGAGGCGTTTCGCGGCGTGCGCCAGTTCGAAGACTGGCTCTCGCGCCTCACCATCGCCCGCTCGGTGCTGGCGCGCCGCCTGAAGACCATGACGGAGGCCGGACTGCTCGAAGCCAGGCTCTATCAGACCCGGCCGGAGCGTTACGAATATCTACTCACGGAAATGGGCCGAGACCTGTTCGGCGTCGCGGTCATGCTGACGTTGTGGGAACAGGACTGGTCACCGCGCGCCGATCCAGCGCGCGCGGTCCGTTTCGTGCGCCGCTCCAGCGATGACGAAGTGCGTCCCATCATGTCCGGCGCCGACCCGACCCGGGCGCTCTCGCCCCATGACGTCATGCCCACGCCCGGACCGAACCCTGACTTCGCCCCCCGCATGAAGACGATGCGCCGCCGTCGCGTCCAGCCCGCCCAGCGCGGCGCGTCCGGGCCGATCGAGCTTGGTGTAGAATTGTTCGGGGATTATTGGACCAATCTGGTCCTCGCTGCGGCTTTCTACCGTATCCGGCGCTATGACGAGTTCCTCTCCAATCTGGACATATCCACCAGCGTTCTGGCGGACAGATTAAACGCCATGGTTGGCCACGGCATTTTGGAAAAGCGACGCTATCGCACCCGGCCCGAGCGCTTTGAGTATGTGCTGACCGAACGCGGCCTGGCGCTTTACCCGCTCGTGCTCGCTTTCTTCGCCTGGGGCCAGCGCTGGCTATGCCCGGAAGAAACAGCGCCGGTGATTCTGGTCGACCGCGTGAGCGGAGCGCCGGTCCTGCCACGCCTGACCGATGCGGTTACCGGCGAGGTGATCGATCCCCGCAGGGTCAGAGCCGCCCCCGCGCGCACGCATGCAGACCGCACCCGGGCGGCAAGCGGCTAG
- a CDS encoding NAD(P)H-dependent flavin oxidoreductase produces MTRLSETLTRNLRLPAVCAPMFLISGPALVINACRAGMIGAFPGPNCRTIEDLDAWMSEISGALGPDDAPWAFNMITHSSYPRFEAELELVKTYRPPLVITALGGPQRVVEAVHGYGGTVFADVNSVAFARKAALAGADGLVLVSSGAGGHTGFLAANAFVEAVRGFFEGPIAVGGAISTGRGVASVEALGADLAYMGTAFIPAEESLAADAYKAMVVAADATDLVVSDCMTGVPASWLKESLRRAGLDPDDLPKKGRVQFDDPSKILKGWKDVWSAGQGVGAVNAIEPVKDIIARLVHEYAADVPAFGGLLQDRRQAHERPKP; encoded by the coding sequence ATGACGCGGCTATCTGAAACGCTCACGCGCAATCTGCGCCTGCCTGCGGTGTGCGCGCCGATGTTCCTGATTTCCGGGCCGGCGCTTGTGATCAACGCCTGCAGGGCCGGGATGATCGGCGCCTTTCCCGGTCCAAATTGCCGCACCATCGAGGATCTTGACGCCTGGATGAGCGAGATTTCCGGCGCCCTTGGCCCGGACGATGCGCCCTGGGCGTTCAACATGATCACCCATTCGAGCTATCCGCGCTTCGAGGCGGAGCTGGAGCTCGTGAAAACCTATCGCCCGCCGCTCGTGATCACTGCGCTGGGCGGGCCTCAGCGCGTGGTCGAGGCTGTCCACGGGTATGGCGGCACGGTGTTCGCTGACGTCAACTCGGTCGCGTTCGCCCGCAAGGCCGCGCTGGCGGGCGCGGACGGGCTTGTCCTCGTCTCGTCCGGTGCTGGCGGCCATACCGGATTTCTCGCGGCCAATGCATTTGTGGAAGCGGTGCGCGGATTTTTCGAAGGCCCGATCGCGGTCGGCGGGGCGATATCAACCGGGCGCGGCGTCGCTTCGGTCGAGGCGCTGGGCGCCGACCTCGCCTATATGGGCACGGCTTTTATCCCGGCTGAGGAGAGCCTGGCGGCTGACGCGTACAAGGCGATGGTGGTCGCTGCGGACGCGACCGACCTGGTGGTCTCAGACTGCATGACGGGCGTGCCGGCCAGCTGGCTGAAAGAGAGCCTGCGCAGGGCCGGACTCGATCCGGACGACCTGCCCAAGAAAGGCCGTGTCCAGTTCGATGACCCCTCCAAAATCCTGAAGGGCTGGAAGGATGTGTGGTCCGCCGGCCAGGGGGTTGGCGCGGTCAACGCGATCGAGCCGGTCAAAGACATTATCGCGCGCCTCGTACACGAATACGCCGCCGACGTTCCTGCGTTTGGTGGTTTGCTTCAAGACAGGAGACAAGCTCATGAACGCCCCAAGCCGTAA
- a CDS encoding carotenoid oxygenase family protein yields MNAPSRKDFPRLERDAPAWLVDVDNPYLRGLYAPVKSETTAEDLDVIGEIPADLCGAYMRNGPNQAYPPASKHHWFDGDGMVHTVAFKDGKASYRSRYVQTDHFKLNAEAGREQWPGYMGHPDPNAPPGAGSDGWLKDSSNTDLIVHNGEVLALWYQAGVPVRIDPATGETLGPQTFGGQLQRQVSAHAKTDPETGEMFFFDYNTKPPYMTYHVVSPDGRMSTVEIDVPGPRLPHDMALSKNYAILHDLPLFWDPELLKTRGLHKVTFYEDIPSRFAVIPRYGSAEDVRWFEAEPGYIYHVTNAYEDGDWLIMEGCRVTDPCPDSQPGRGQYARMMAFLLLKARFHRWKFNLKTGETKEEWLDDRNAEFPTINMDVQGVPSRYSYHVSIPTDRETMVFDGLIKYDTRTGRSQSLRFEDGWYGSESPFAPRLNGTGEEDDGYLVSFVSNEAEGRSEIHVIDAADIEAGPIARVKLPVRVPAGFHSTWVPGSEMGWV; encoded by the coding sequence ATGAACGCCCCAAGCCGTAAAGATTTTCCGCGCCTCGAGCGTGACGCTCCGGCCTGGCTGGTCGATGTGGACAATCCCTATTTGCGGGGGCTCTATGCGCCTGTGAAGAGCGAAACCACGGCTGAAGACCTGGATGTGATCGGCGAAATACCGGCTGATCTGTGCGGCGCCTATATGCGCAACGGACCCAACCAGGCCTACCCTCCGGCGTCCAAGCATCACTGGTTTGACGGCGACGGCATGGTGCACACCGTCGCTTTCAAGGACGGCAAGGCGAGCTATCGGTCGCGCTATGTGCAAACCGACCATTTCAAGCTGAACGCAGAGGCCGGGCGCGAGCAATGGCCCGGTTACATGGGCCACCCTGATCCGAACGCGCCTCCCGGCGCGGGCTCTGACGGTTGGCTGAAGGACAGCTCAAACACCGATCTCATCGTTCATAATGGCGAGGTGCTCGCGCTTTGGTATCAGGCGGGGGTTCCGGTGCGTATCGATCCGGCCACCGGCGAGACGCTTGGACCGCAGACCTTCGGCGGTCAGCTCCAGCGTCAGGTTTCGGCGCACGCCAAGACCGACCCGGAAACGGGTGAGATGTTCTTCTTCGACTACAACACCAAGCCGCCTTACATGACCTATCACGTGGTCAGCCCGGACGGGCGGATGAGCACGGTGGAAATCGACGTGCCGGGCCCGCGCCTGCCCCACGACATGGCACTGTCGAAGAATTACGCCATCTTGCACGACCTGCCGCTGTTCTGGGACCCTGAACTTCTCAAGACCCGCGGGCTGCACAAGGTGACGTTCTACGAGGACATTCCTTCGCGCTTCGCGGTGATCCCGCGCTATGGCTCGGCTGAGGATGTTCGCTGGTTCGAGGCTGAACCGGGATACATCTATCACGTCACCAACGCCTATGAGGACGGCGACTGGCTGATCATGGAAGGGTGCCGGGTCACCGATCCGTGTCCGGACAGTCAGCCCGGCCGCGGCCAGTATGCGCGGATGATGGCCTTCTTGCTGCTCAAGGCGCGTTTCCATCGCTGGAAGTTTAATCTGAAGACCGGCGAGACCAAGGAAGAATGGCTCGACGACCGCAATGCGGAATTTCCGACCATCAATATGGACGTTCAGGGCGTGCCCTCGCGGTATTCCTACCATGTCTCGATCCCGACGGATCGCGAGACCATGGTGTTTGACGGCCTGATCAAATACGACACCCGCACCGGGCGATCGCAGAGCCTGCGCTTTGAAGACGGCTGGTACGGTTCGGAGAGTCCCTTCGCTCCACGCCTGAACGGAACGGGCGAGGAAGATGACGGCTATCTCGTCAGCTTCGTGTCAAACGAAGCCGAGGGCCGCTCGGAAATCCATGTCATCGACGCCGCCGATATCGAGGCCGGCCCCATCGCGCGGGTCAAGCTGCCTGTGCGCGTGCCGGCGGGCTTTCACTCCACCTGGGTGCCGGGATCGGAGATGGGCTGGGTCTGA
- a CDS encoding class I adenylate-forming enzyme family protein, translating into MKLASAKKIAAYTRKGWWGRETFYDLFTRVAKARPGAPATVDPPDRETFLGDSPKRFDWRQLSDLTERYAAVFTQAGLRRSDVVVMQCPNIVEAVAVYLAAAKIGVVVSPLPVQYAGYELGYVIKAVNPKAVIAASRFKDRHLAKACRDVAGAGVIVFAIGPDAGVDGLVDLNAEAASVSLRKGPLGVFGAASKQEGEANDAFTIAWTSGTTGTPKGVPRSHNHWLAIAPATFDAMAVQPGERLLNPFPLTNMAAIGGMFASWLLSGGVLVLHHPFELPVFLAQLAEEEITATIAPPAVLTLLLKQGDLLDQFDLSKLRVIGSGSAPLSEFMVAGWKDRGVEIVNLFGSNEGVSLASGPREAPEPAKRASWFPRFGHPGADFSNRMHERLQTKLVSLETGKPVDQPGEEGELLVKGPAVFEGYYGDTGEARDEVFDSEGYFRTGDLFMIAPEDENFLVFKGRAKDIIIRGGVNVSAAELDTLLDGHPKIVEAAVFGMPDEVMGERIWVAVVVKDGETASLEEVIDWLTAKDIAKYKLPEKLVLVEALPRNAMNKILRWKLREMAEAEPA; encoded by the coding sequence ATGAAGCTCGCGTCGGCCAAGAAGATCGCCGCCTATACCCGGAAGGGATGGTGGGGGCGGGAAACGTTCTACGACCTTTTTACGCGGGTGGCGAAGGCGCGTCCCGGCGCCCCGGCGACCGTGGATCCGCCTGATCGCGAGACCTTTCTCGGCGATAGCCCCAAACGGTTTGATTGGCGGCAGCTGTCCGACCTGACCGAACGCTACGCCGCTGTCTTCACGCAGGCGGGGCTGCGGCGTTCCGACGTCGTGGTCATGCAATGCCCTAACATTGTCGAGGCGGTCGCAGTGTATCTCGCTGCGGCGAAAATCGGCGTCGTCGTCTCGCCGCTGCCGGTGCAATACGCGGGCTATGAGCTGGGATACGTGATCAAGGCGGTCAATCCCAAGGCCGTGATCGCCGCGAGCCGGTTCAAGGACCGCCATCTCGCCAAAGCTTGCCGTGACGTTGCAGGCGCCGGCGTGATCGTGTTCGCCATCGGGCCGGATGCAGGGGTGGACGGTCTTGTGGACCTGAACGCCGAAGCTGCGTCCGTCTCTCTGCGAAAGGGGCCGCTGGGCGTGTTCGGCGCCGCCTCAAAGCAAGAGGGAGAGGCCAACGACGCCTTCACCATCGCCTGGACTTCAGGCACGACCGGAACGCCCAAGGGCGTGCCGCGGTCTCATAACCACTGGCTCGCCATTGCGCCGGCGACCTTTGACGCGATGGCGGTGCAGCCTGGCGAGCGTCTGCTCAACCCGTTCCCGCTGACCAATATGGCCGCTATTGGGGGCATGTTCGCCAGCTGGCTTCTGAGCGGGGGGGTGCTGGTGCTTCACCACCCCTTCGAGCTGCCCGTGTTTTTAGCCCAGCTTGCCGAGGAAGAAATCACCGCCACCATTGCGCCCCCGGCCGTGCTGACCCTCCTGCTCAAGCAAGGCGATCTCTTGGACCAGTTCGACCTGTCCAAGCTGCGCGTGATCGGGTCGGGTTCGGCCCCGCTATCGGAGTTTATGGTTGCGGGCTGGAAAGATCGCGGTGTGGAGATCGTCAACCTGTTCGGTTCGAACGAGGGCGTGTCGCTGGCGTCAGGCCCCCGGGAGGCTCCAGAGCCGGCCAAACGGGCCAGCTGGTTCCCGCGCTTCGGCCATCCCGGCGCTGATTTCTCGAACCGCATGCATGAGCGTTTGCAGACCAAGCTGGTCTCTCTGGAGACAGGCAAACCGGTCGATCAGCCCGGCGAGGAGGGCGAGTTGCTGGTCAAAGGGCCGGCGGTGTTTGAGGGCTATTACGGCGATACGGGTGAGGCGCGCGACGAGGTCTTTGATTCCGAGGGCTATTTCCGTACCGGAGACTTGTTCATGATCGCACCGGAAGACGAGAATTTTCTGGTCTTCAAAGGTCGCGCCAAGGACATCATCATCCGGGGCGGGGTCAACGTATCAGCCGCCGAACTTGATACCTTGCTCGATGGCCATCCCAAGATCGTCGAGGCCGCGGTGTTCGGCATGCCTGACGAAGTCATGGGCGAGCGCATCTGGGTGGCGGTGGTCGTCAAGGATGGTGAGACAGCAAGCCTTGAAGAGGTGATCGACTGGCTCACCGCCAAGGACATCGCCAAATACAAGCTTCCCGAGAAACTCGTGCTCGTCGAGGCTCTGCCGCGCAACGCCATGAACAAGATTCTGCGCTGGAAACTCCGGGAGATGGCGGAGGCGGAACCAGCATGA
- a CDS encoding acetyl-CoA acetyltransferase codes for MSVYILGGAQSDFAKNWTRDNKGLFELMSETTLRALDDARLDAEAVEVIHIGNFAAELFCGQGLLGGMAAHIHPAFSGLPTSRHEAACASGSMAIFAASADIEAGRYGLAAVIGVELMRNVPGQVAAENLGAAAWAGREAQGARYLWPSMFSDLAEEYDRRYGLDPAHLAEISRINFDNARKNPNAQTRDWTFGPDSFSQDDEANPVIEGRMRKSDCGQVTDGAAVIFLASEDVAREYASERGLSLEDLPRIRGWGHTTAPLLLASKLEESAGGEGYMFPWVRKAITDAYGRAGLSGPSELDAVETHDCFSVTEYMAIEHFGLAAPGEAWKAIEDGAVAHGGTLPFNPSGGLIGLGHPVGATGVRMALDAALQTRGAAGDMQVDGARTVATFNVGGSTTASACLIIGT; via the coding sequence ATGAGCGTCTATATTCTCGGCGGCGCGCAGAGCGATTTTGCGAAGAACTGGACCCGCGACAACAAGGGCCTGTTCGAGCTGATGAGCGAGACCACTTTGCGGGCGCTCGATGACGCGCGTCTCGACGCTGAAGCGGTCGAGGTCATTCATATCGGCAATTTCGCTGCTGAGCTGTTCTGCGGGCAGGGGCTGCTGGGCGGAATGGCGGCGCATATCCATCCGGCCTTCTCCGGCCTGCCGACCAGCCGGCACGAAGCAGCCTGCGCGTCGGGATCAATGGCGATCTTTGCCGCCAGCGCCGATATCGAGGCGGGGCGGTACGGCCTGGCCGCGGTGATTGGTGTTGAACTGATGCGCAATGTGCCAGGTCAGGTCGCGGCGGAGAATCTGGGCGCGGCGGCCTGGGCCGGGCGCGAAGCCCAGGGCGCGCGCTATCTATGGCCGTCCATGTTCTCTGACCTCGCCGAAGAATACGACCGGCGCTACGGGCTCGACCCCGCGCATCTCGCCGAGATCTCGCGGATCAATTTCGACAACGCCAGGAAGAACCCCAACGCCCAGACTCGAGACTGGACCTTCGGGCCGGACAGCTTCTCCCAGGATGATGAGGCCAATCCCGTCATCGAAGGCCGCATGCGCAAGTCCGATTGCGGCCAGGTTACCGACGGGGCGGCGGTGATCTTTCTCGCCTCCGAAGACGTCGCGCGCGAGTATGCGTCTGAACGGGGGCTCTCGCTTGAGGATCTGCCGCGGATCAGGGGCTGGGGCCACACCACCGCGCCGCTCCTGTTAGCGTCCAAACTCGAAGAGAGCGCCGGGGGAGAGGGCTATATGTTCCCCTGGGTCCGGAAGGCGATTACCGACGCCTATGGGCGGGCGGGCTTGTCAGGCCCGTCCGAGCTTGACGCGGTCGAGACCCATGACTGTTTTTCGGTCACCGAATACATGGCGATCGAGCATTTCGGATTGGCCGCGCCCGGCGAGGCCTGGAAAGCGATCGAAGACGGCGCCGTCGCACACGGCGGGACGCTGCCTTTCAATCCCTCCGGCGGGCTGATCGGACTCGGTCATCCGGTCGGGGCGACCGGCGTGCGCATGGCGTTGGATGCGGCGCTTCAGACGCGCGGCGCTGCCGGGGATATGCAGGTGGATGGCGCGCGCACGGTGGCGACCTTCAATGTCGGCGGTTCGACCACCGCAAGCGCCTGTCTCATCATCGGAACTTAA
- a CDS encoding acetyl-CoA C-acyltransferase, with protein MDIYLYDAVRTPRGKAKSSGALASHTPHALVGKLIDALGARNGRDEVARAASLILGSVGQVGAQGGHLALVSRLHADLPASMRALTINNFCVSGLTAIRIAADEARSAGDDRLRLAGGVEMMSRVPFMGDQAFYYADPETARALRYVPVALSADLMATREGFQKADLDTVTARSHQRAAAAFERGRLEEIVPVASAEVVLDHDEPVRPDTTVETLAKMEPAFTGLGATGFDALMLENRPEVSEIRHVHSAANCPPPCDGAALALIGSKAAGEAAGLKPKARILAISEVTGDPVLQLTSGFDAMDALLSQSGLSLSDFDRIEFMEAFAAPPLKFERDYAPDMDRVNPEGGHLAMGHPMGASGAILAATALSGLARQDGALGLVVTHGGSGVGAAMAIERL; from the coding sequence TTGGACATCTATCTTTACGACGCAGTGCGTACGCCGCGTGGCAAGGCGAAGAGCTCAGGAGCCCTGGCCAGCCACACGCCCCATGCGCTTGTGGGAAAACTGATCGACGCTCTGGGCGCTCGCAACGGGCGTGATGAAGTTGCGCGCGCGGCCTCGCTCATACTTGGAAGCGTCGGACAGGTCGGCGCCCAGGGCGGTCATCTCGCTCTTGTTTCCCGCTTGCATGCTGATTTGCCGGCCAGCATGCGCGCTCTGACGATCAACAATTTCTGCGTCTCTGGTCTGACCGCAATACGGATCGCGGCCGACGAGGCGCGGAGTGCGGGCGATGACCGGCTGCGCCTTGCCGGCGGGGTCGAGATGATGAGCCGGGTGCCGTTTATGGGCGATCAGGCTTTTTACTACGCCGACCCCGAGACTGCGCGCGCTCTGCGCTATGTCCCCGTGGCGCTCTCGGCCGATCTGATGGCGACGCGGGAAGGCTTTCAGAAGGCCGATCTCGACACAGTCACGGCCCGTTCTCATCAGCGCGCCGCCGCCGCGTTCGAGCGCGGCCGACTCGAAGAGATTGTGCCCGTGGCAAGTGCAGAAGTCGTGCTTGATCATGACGAGCCGGTGCGACCGGACACGACTGTTGAAACGCTCGCGAAGATGGAGCCAGCCTTCACAGGTCTTGGCGCGACAGGCTTTGACGCCCTGATGCTGGAGAACCGGCCTGAAGTGTCGGAGATCCGCCATGTCCACTCGGCCGCCAACTGTCCGCCGCCCTGCGACGGCGCGGCGCTCGCACTGATAGGGTCGAAGGCGGCCGGAGAGGCTGCGGGTCTGAAGCCCAAGGCGCGTATTCTTGCGATCAGCGAGGTGACCGGTGATCCAGTGCTGCAGCTGACGTCGGGTTTTGACGCCATGGACGCTTTGCTCAGCCAGTCCGGTCTGTCGCTCTCTGATTTCGACCGGATCGAGTTCATGGAGGCGTTCGCCGCCCCGCCGCTCAAATTCGAACGCGATTACGCGCCTGACATGGATCGGGTCAATCCGGAGGGCGGACATCTGGCCATGGGCCATCCCATGGGCGCGTCCGGAGCGATTCTCGCTGCAACCGCGCTCTCTGGACTCGCTCGTCAGGATGGCGCGCTGGGTCTGGTCGTCACCCATGGAGGGTCCGGCGTCGGCGCGGCGATGGCGATAGAACGGCTTTAG
- a CDS encoding lipocalin-like domain-containing protein, producing MRPLAIALTLIAALTATLTSIASGQGFAGLGAASDAFAAPEPGRAFDFPADHGPHPDYRIEWWYLTAVLEDEDGAQYGAQWTLFRTALSPLEGEGWESPQLWMGHAAITTPDAHHHAERLARGGLGVAGVEIAPFRAHIDEWAMQSAPQRLAPGADALSALDLSARGEDFAYALELDANGPLVFHGEAGFSVKSASGQASYYYSQPFYDVRGTLQLPHGEVTVTGQAWLDREYASQPLAETQTGWDWVSLHLDTGEKLMGFQLRQSDGAVYTSASWISPDGALTAFEDGALTLTALETARIRGRDIPVRWRVQLPSRALDVEVTAVNPSSWMPTQFPYWEGPVTIRGSHGGRGYLEMTGYEPDD from the coding sequence ATGCGCCCCCTCGCCATCGCCCTGACTCTCATCGCCGCCCTGACAGCCACGCTGACCAGCATCGCGTCCGGCCAGGGTTTCGCCGGTCTGGGCGCCGCCTCAGACGCGTTCGCAGCGCCGGAACCCGGCCGAGCGTTTGACTTTCCAGCCGATCACGGACCGCACCCCGACTACCGGATCGAGTGGTGGTATCTGACAGCCGTGCTCGAAGATGAGGACGGCGCGCAATACGGCGCGCAATGGACGCTGTTTCGCACCGCGCTGTCGCCGCTTGAAGGCGAAGGCTGGGAGTCGCCACAGCTGTGGATGGGCCATGCCGCCATCACCACCCCTGACGCGCATCACCATGCCGAACGCCTGGCGCGCGGCGGCTTGGGCGTCGCCGGCGTCGAGATCGCCCCTTTCCGCGCCCATATCGATGAATGGGCCATGCAGAGCGCTCCTCAAAGACTGGCGCCCGGAGCGGATGCGCTGTCCGCGCTCGATCTGAGCGCACGCGGCGAGGACTTCGCCTATGCGCTGGAGCTGGATGCAAATGGCCCGCTTGTGTTTCACGGCGAGGCGGGCTTTTCGGTCAAATCCGCCAGTGGTCAGGCGAGTTACTATTACTCCCAGCCCTTTTACGACGTCCGCGGAACGCTGCAGCTGCCGCACGGCGAGGTCACAGTCACCGGTCAGGCCTGGCTGGACCGCGAATACGCGTCCCAGCCCCTGGCCGAAACCCAGACAGGCTGGGACTGGGTCTCTCTGCACCTGGACACGGGTGAGAAGCTCATGGGCTTCCAGTTGCGTCAATCTGATGGCGCCGTCTACACCTCGGCCAGCTGGATTTCGCCCGACGGCGCGCTCACCGCGTTCGAGGACGGCGCCCTGACCCTCACCGCACTTGAAACGGCGCGCATTCGCGGACGCGACATACCCGTGCGCTGGCGCGTGCAGCTGCCGTCACGCGCACTGGATGTGGAGGTCACAGCCGTCAATCCATCGAGCTGGATGCCGACCCAGTTTCCCTATTGGGAAGGACCGGTGACGATCCGGGGCAGTCATGGCGGCCGCGGCTATCTGGAAATGACTGGATACGAACCAGACGACTAA